One Lycium barbarum isolate Lr01 chromosome 5, ASM1917538v2, whole genome shotgun sequence genomic window carries:
- the LOC132639878 gene encoding zinc finger BED domain-containing protein DAYSLEEPER-like, with protein sequence MADETRLSLVGSTDTVPNTDDSNDNSLDTEPQVTKKRKNMKSRSDVWEHFDKVIVNGIVKAKCRHCKNLYAANTSVNGTTGLRQHIALRCIPYKAKSKTSTQKKINFASTDEHEPRWEFDQQLIRRALVEMIIIDELPFSFVEKEGFKKFMQVAQPLFQVPSRRTVTRDCYGRYDELRLDLKKSFREAKAKIFLTTDTWTSLQRINYMCLTAHFIDRDWVLHKKY encoded by the coding sequence atGGCGGATGAAACTAGATTAAGTTTGGTTGGTTCAACTGATACCGTACCTAATACAGATGATAGCAATGACAACTCACTTGACACCGAGCCCCaggtaacaaagaaaagaaagaatatgAAATCTAGATCAGATGTTTGGGAGCACTTTGATAAGGTCATTGTAAATGGTATTGTTAAAGCAAAGTGTAGACATTGTAAAAATCTTTATGCAGCTAATACATCTGTAAATGGAACAACGGGATTGAGACAACATATAGCTTTAAGGTGCATACCATATAAAGCCAAGAGTAAAACTAGCACTCAGAAAAAGATAAATTTTGCATCTACGGATGAGCATGAGCCGCGTTGGGAATTTGATCAACAATTAATTAGGAGGGCTTTAGTTGAGATGATAATTATAGATGAACTACCATTTAGCTTTGTAGAAAAGGAAGGCTTTAAGAAGTTTATGCAAGTAGCCCAACCTTTATTTCAAGTTCCTTCCCGTAGAACAGTAACAAGGGATTGTTATGGACGTTACGATGAATTGAGACTAGATTTGAAGAAGTCTTTTAGAGAAGCAAAAGCAAAAATTTTCCTTACCACTGACACATGGACATCGTTGCAAAGAattaattatatgtgtttgaCTGCTCACTTTATTGATAGAGATTGGGTTTTGCATAAAAAATATTGA